The stretch of DNA GGACGAGTTTATGGTTCTCCGCGGCACCCTGGAGAGGGGCTACCGTTGTCCAGTGGTTCTTTGCCGGACTCTTGCCCGTTTGAAGGCTGCATCGCGTTGGCGCACAGACGGGTGCAGGCGAATAAGCACCCGAAAAACGCATGCCCTGTTGTGCCAATTTCTCGAGATTAGGCGTCTGATAAAAGTCGCTCCTTGAGCCAGCAACTGCATCGTGCATCTGCACCGAAAGGCCATCCCACCCCTGATCGTCAGAAACCATAAAAATAAAATTGGGTTGTTTGGAACGCTTAGAAGTAATTTGACCAAACGCATTGGCCACCGCCACCCCACAGACACCAGCACCGACGACACCAAGAAACTCTCTACGCTTCATTGGTCCAATTCCTCCATAACACTACTTTACGGTATATCTCACAATCACTTCATTGTCCAAAATGAGATTCGACGACCATATAAATTGTGCATCGTATTCCGGGTCATCAAATAGATCCGTAAAATTTGTATATGCGGGTTTATTGTTCACACCAACTGTCGCATTTGTATAAGTATAGGCTTGTGGCCAGGCTGAATCATCAAAGTCACTATCGTACCAGTTAGATGGGACGGGATAGTGCATTGCGTAAAATTGACTGCCATCATTTGTACCCCGCGTGTCACAGTCGCCGGACAAATGCTCAGTTTCCTTCTCGACAATACAGCTCAAATCTCTAATGGGTGCAATATAGAAAGTCTGCGCTTTCCATTGATCATTTGTAATTGCAATAGTATTTCCATTGGCATCGTGAAAACTCGCGACCAAACCACCATCTCCCGGATGGTGTAAAAAATTGCGATTAGCTTCTGTACCAAGCCCCAAATTCTCTTCCCAATCAACCAGCTTCATTGCAATCGTAAATGGCCGCTTAACCTTAAACCGAACCATGCTCGAATTAAACGGGGTGAACGGAACTGCATCAACCGCGATCAAGATACCGTTCACATACAATTCAAAGTAATTGTCAGCAAAGATATATCCCGTAATCGTCTCACCATCTTGATCGATCTCTACGACTGGTACAGCCGACAAATTGAGAACACTACTATTGGAAGTGAAAACACCTGTGCATTGGTTATACATATCCGATGCATGTCTCGCGGTTGTGTATTGCGTCTCGGCAGGCATAATCCACACATTGCCATCGTCAGATGTAATTGTCCCCACACTACTTATACGCCCCCCGGGACAATCGAGTAAATTGGAAATAGTTTGCGTTGCAAAACCCTGAGTACTAACACCTCGAACAGTATCAGAGGCGGGCTGTCCAAATGCAGTGGCAAAAATTAAAAAATCTCCAAAATCTACAGTTCCACTTGCGTCCAGATCGTAAATCGCATTTTGCCCAACTGCCGATTGTCCAAATACAGCTACAAAAAGTAGAAAATCGGCAAAATCGACCTTGCCATCGCCATCAAAATCGGTCAGTGACGCTTTCAAAGTGATTGGGCTAAAAATACAAAATAAAGCGAGGACCGCACCCAAAGCCCATTTTGATTTTAATAATTTTAAAAACATGATGTCTGTCGTCCTCCACACGAATATTGTTCAATTTATGAATACCAGATCAGTAACGGCTCGGTGGACGCCTTCTAAAACCCGGGCCGCCGGGAGGTCGGCCGGCTCGACGTTGCCTGAACGAAGGATCTGGCGTCCCCCATACACAGCGAGGCATGTACGGGTAGTCATCGGTAAGATAGTAATGGTATATGCCTTCTGGAAACTCGGGCGTAATCCCGAACCGCCCATTGCATTGGTCGAGGTCACCCGATCCCTCGACAAATTGCCAATCTTCCCGAAACGTGCCGTCGTATTCTCCCCCGGGTCCACTTTCGCGCGTCCCCGAGCGCAATTTCCAACTTCCCTCAGGAGCATTGGGTCCGCTGGCGACATAGACCGGAAAACCGTCGGCAGCATAGCCTACCAACACCATCTCCTCGCTCTCCGTCCCACTTGTGATTTCATTTACCAAGCTGTGCGGTACGCCATGGTAGTGGTAAATACCCGTTGGCTGAACGTGCGCGTTATTGCAATCTGTACCCAGCCATTCAAACCGCGCATTGCCGCTCAATCGACGCGCCATACCCGGAGTCAGCGCCTCGTAATTCCACTGCCGCTGGTTGCGATAACTCTCCGCAGTATCGCGTTCGAGTTTGATACCCTCGAGCGTGATGCCAAATACAGCCATTTCGGTAGGCGTGTCCGTCTTTTCGGGATAGCGGGGAATGCGCCAGGTTTGCGGCACCGACCAAATCATGTTCGGATTGCCCCGATTGGGAAATATTCCCGTCGCATGGGCGGGAATGCCATTGGTCGTGTATTCGATGGTATTTTCCAAAACACGGGTCTGAACCTCTGGCACCTCTACTGGATCCTGGTTACACTCCCAGCCAACCTTCGGTGAAAAATCTGCCACAAGCGTCAGGTCGGCGGGATTTTGTTCCGGTACGTACACTTCAATCCAAACCGTATCCGATGCTTGTTGACCCGAATTCATCTCGGCACGCACTTCAAATAGCAATGTCTCCGCACTGCTGACATTGACAGGAACGCTAACAGTCGTCTGGAGCGCATTGGGCGAACTGATCGCCGCCGACGCCCCTTGCACTTGCCGCCACACCACACGGGCACCCGGACCATTGGTAAGCGTGGCATTGAGATCCACCTGTGTACCTGGAAGCACGATCCGACCATAGCCTGCCTCTACGGATAACGCACTCAGGGTATCCGGCATTTCGGGTGGACACGTTTGGCCGAATTGGGCAGCCAACACCAGAAAGTCAGAAAACCCTACCTCGCCATCCTTATCCAAATCCGCACTGCACGCATTCGCTTCCAAAGCGCCTAACAAACACGCGACAATCGCAAACCCGACAACTCTCATAAAGTAACCTCCTGTATAAACAGATATTTATTTTTAATTTCCTGAACTTCCAAAATCTTGTACAAACCTCAAAAAATCGGCAAAATCCACACGCCCGCTATTATCCAGATCAAACCGAGTCTCTTCCGACCCATAAGCTCTGGCAAATTCGAGAAAATCCACAAAATCAATTTGTCCATCGCCATTAAAATCA from Gemmatimonadota bacterium encodes:
- a CDS encoding YHYH protein — encoded protein: MRVVGFAIVACLLGALEANACSADLDKDGEVGFSDFLVLAAQFGQTCPPEMPDTLSALSVEAGYGRIVLPGTQVDLNATLTNGPGARVVWRQVQGASAAISSPNALQTTVSVPVNVSSAETLLFEVRAEMNSGQQASDTVWIEVYVPEQNPADLTLVADFSPKVGWECNQDPVEVPEVQTRVLENTIEYTTNGIPAHATGIFPNRGNPNMIWSVPQTWRIPRYPEKTDTPTEMAVFGITLEGIKLERDTAESYRNQRQWNYEALTPGMARRLSGNARFEWLGTDCNNAHVQPTGIYHYHGVPHSLVNEITSGTESEEMVLVGYAADGFPVYVASGPNAPEGSWKLRSGTRESGPGGEYDGTFREDWQFVEGSGDLDQCNGRFGITPEFPEGIYHYYLTDDYPYMPRCVWGTPDPSFRQRRAGRPPGGPGFRRRPPSRY